TTTAAAAATAGAATGGCCTAAAAAAATGTTGTGGCTATTATTAAGCTCTTCCGTTTTTCTTTTAGCAGCAGGTTTAATGATCGCAATAGAATTCGACATCGTTTAATTAATTCTAAAAACTTCGGCTAAAGCCTTTCCTAAAAACCATAAAAAAAATCTCCAGCTAAAGCAGGAGGCAATTCAGTGATTTTGTCATTTCGACTTAAGGAGAAATCTCACGCGGGATTCGAGACAGATTGAAGATTTTCCTTGTGGAATTTCTAGTATTATTCTCCTCCGTCGAAATGACAAACTTTGCAGCAAATACTTTGGCACATAAAAAAACCTTTGTCAAAGTTTAAAACTTTGACAAAGGTCTCAACATATAGTTTTTTGGAATTTGGGATTTAAAAAAATTGGAATTTACTTCCCTAACAATTCTAATATCTTATCCACATTCACTTCGCTATAATCATTGATATAAAAATCACATATCGGAAGTTCTTCTTTGGTATGCGTACTTAAAACACCAACGACTTTCATTCCCGCATTTAATCCTGCTGTAACGCCCGAAAAAGAATCTTCGAAAACCACACAATCAAATGGAGAAACGCCCACTCGTTCTGCCGATTTTAAATATACTTCTGGATTTGGTTTATGAAATGTAACATCTTCGCTAGACATCATCGAATCCATTTTTTGGTCGAGTTTCAGGAAATTGGCAATCAAATCTAAATTGGCACGCGGCGCCGAAGTGGCAACCGCTGTTTTGAATCCGCGTGATTTTAGCTCTTCTAAAAACTGCATATAATGCGGAATTGTTTCGACTTTGTCTTTGTAAATCTCACGAAACATTCCTTCTTTTTCGTCTTCAAGTTTCGTCAATTCTTCTCCTTCGATTGGGCGTTTGAAGAAATGCGACATAATGTAACTATTGTGTTTTCCGTACATATGCTCTTCAAATTCTTGATTGGTATACGGAATTTTATATTTATTGAAAAATTCTTCAAAAGCGACTACATGATGCGGATTGGTGTGGCAAATCACGCCGTCCATATCAAAAATTACACATTGCTGGCTCATAATTTTATTTGTTTTAAACGGGTGCAAGATACGAGCATTTATATTGTTTCTAGTCTTAAAGTACGTTAATAAAGTCTTATTTCTCGCAGGATTTTGTTTAGAATCTCGCAAAGTCGCTAAGACGCAAAGTTTTTTTGTTTCACGCAGATTTTAAAAAGATTTAAGAGGATATACGCAGATTTTTTGAATCTCGCAAAGTCGCTAAGACGCAAAGTTTTTTTACGCAGATTTAAAAAGATTTAAGCAGATATGCACAGAGTATTTATTTCTACAATCTCAAAAATTAAATCTGCTAAAATCTGCAGAATCTGCGTGAAACAAAAAAAAATCTTTTAATCTTATTATCCCGATAGCTATTAGGAGTGGCAAAAAAATCTTTGCGACTCTGCGACTTTGCGAGATTAAATCACGTTTTTTTTTGGAATTTGGAATTTAAAAAAATTGGAATTTGCATTTTAGCCGATCCAAATTTTACTTTTCACCAAAGTCATTGTCTGTCTCAAATGCTGATTACACGCAATTAGAATAATCAAAACCACTAAACCGTAACCAACAATAGTATAAATTTCCATATCGGCCAATAAAGTCGATTGTTTGGCGATTGTGCCGAAAACCTTTTTCATGGCCAGAACATTCGCATTATCTGCCGAATAACCTTTGGCCATAAAACTTTGTGTTGTGGAAGTAATTGTGTTCTGTGCTTCGGGATTTTCTCCAGATACAAATTGGCTTAGCTTCAAGAAATGTTTTTTATTTAAGAAAACAATCGCATTCTGCATAACGCAGAAACCAACTGTGCTTCCCCAGAAACGTCCTGAAACCCCAACAATCCCAGAAGAAACCGCCATATTTGCCGGAACCGATGATGTGGTAAATAAGATGAGCGGAACAAATAAAAACCCAACACCAATTCCTTGCAAAATATAGGGAACAATAATATCGCTCAGCGCAACATCTGGTACAAAAAGAAACGTAAACCAGAAGTGGAAAATAGCAATGAGCGAAAAACCAATCATGAAAATAATTTTAGTTGAAACAGATTTCATCAGGAAAAAAGCAGCCAGAACTAATCCGATTACATTTCCTAGTCCGTTTATGTATTGTACGCCTGCCACACGCGATGGATCCCAATTCCAGATGGAAAACATCGCCGAATGACAAAGACTCAACGTCGCTCTGCTGATATAGAAAAGGAAAAACAATAAAAATCCTATTCGTAGATTGGCGTATTTTATGACTTCAAAATCAAAACTTGGTCTTTTTACCAAACGTTCTTTAAAGATGAACAACCCGCCTGTGATGAGCGAAATCATCAACGCCAAAACCATTTCTGACGATTGAAACCAATATTTTTTTTCGGCATACACAAAAAAGTAGGCACCGCAAAGAATCGAAATTAAAACCAAAAAATAACTCATCCAGTCGATTTGATACAACGGAATCTTCTTTGTAATTCGGTGCCCTCTGAAAGTAACTAAGATTAAAAAGACGTTTAAAACCTGCAGTCCGCCCGAAACATACAGCATGTATTTCCAATCGTAATGATCGAGAAACCACACAGCAATATTCATAATAAAGGGCGTAGACAACAACAGCGAGCCATAATAAAATGAAAACCCGATGATAATGGCGTTTTTAGAATTGAATTGCTGAATAATCAATTGTCTGATTGTAATAGCAGGAAGCGCCATAAGAACACCTTCGGCAATTCTTAACAATAAAAAAACCGAAAAATTGGTAACATAACCCGATAAAACAATCGTAATTCCGATTAGAGAATATACGCCCATCAGATAATTTTTGGTTGGAAAAAAGCTCGAAAATCGGCTTTCTATCAAGATAGTTGCCAGCAAAGTTCCGTAGGTAACGCACATCGCGAACTGCAAATCTTCAGGCTCAATATCCAGAAAACTCGCCGCATACGTTACGTTTGACGTGTAAACTCCCAATAAAATCATGGAATGCAGCAAACAAACGAACAAAATAGTAATGATCGCCCATTTTGGAACCCATGATTTAAATATACTTTTATCTTCCATTTTATTTGTGCGCAGCAACAATCGTAATGTTCATTCCTGCTCTTAAAAAATCGGTTTGCTTGTCTTGTTCTTTTAACTGAATTCGAACTGGAATTCTCTGTTCGATTTTCACAAAGTTTCCAGTCGCATTATCAGGAGGAAGCAGCGAAAATCTCGCACCGCTCGCAGGCGATAACGAAGCAATTGTTCCCGCAAAAGTTTTGTCATTTATAGCATCAGCTTTGATTTCTACTTCTTGCCCAACGGTTAAATACTGCAATTGTGTTTCTTTAAAATTGGCTGTAATCCATTTTTCTTTACTTACAATAGAAAGCAAAGACTGCCCTTCTTTTACCAGTTGTCCTGGCTGTAAAGTTCTTTTTCCAACCCATCCGTCATAAGGTGCTGTAATTATGGTGTACGAAAGAAATAATGCCGCATTATCTGCAACCGCTTGCTTTGAAGCAATATTAGTTTGCGTTGTTGGAACATTCGCTTCGGCAACTGAAGTGCTTAATGAAGCCGAATGAATTCTGTTTTTCATTTCCGAAAAATGTGCCTGAGCCGATTCGTAATCTGCTTTTACTTTTTCTAATTGCTGAGAAGTTGCCGCTTCTTCGGTTACCAAAGCTTTATATCTTTCGTATTCTAATTTTGTTTTCCAAAGGTTTGCTTTTGCAGCTTCCAATTGTGCTTCGTTAATTGCCGTTGCACTTGCTGTGTTAATAGCATTTTTCTGAGCCACAACACTATTTTGCTGTGCATTTTGAACATCGGCAAGAGCCACATTCAATTTCGATTTGTATTCTCTGTTATCAATCACTACCAAAGTATCGCCTTTATGCACAAATTGGTTTTCGTCAAAACGAACTTCCTGTACATAACCTGTAATTCTCGACATAATTGGCGTAACGTATTGTTCTACCTGAGCGTCATTGGTTTCTTCGTGATTTCTATTAAACACATAAAACCAAATTCCCAAAATAACTCCGCTTATAACCAGCGTACACGCAATAATTGTTATCAGTATATGAAACGTTTTATTTCTTTTAGTTTCATTTTTTATCTTAACCATTTTTTTTATCTCTTTAATTTTTTTTCCCCGAATTGAAATCCGGCGCTACAATATGAAAACTATATTCTTTAATCTTTTCTCTCCCCGGATTGAAATCCGGCGCTACAATATGGAGCGTTCCTACGGAACTGAGAAACAATACTTTTAATCTTTTTTCTCCCCGGATTGAAATCCGGCGCTACAACATGAAGCGTTCCTACGGAACTGAGAAACTATACTGTTAATCTTTTTTCTCCCCGGATTAAAATCCGGCGCTACAACATGAAGCGTTCCTACGGAACTGAGAAACAATACTTTTAATCTTTTTTCTCCCCGGATTGAAATCCGGCGCTACAACATGAAACGTTCCTACGGAACTGAGAAACAATACTTTTAATCTTTTCTCTCCCCGGATTGAAATCCGGCGCTACAATATGAAGCGTTCCTACGGAACTGAGAAACAATACTTTTAATCTTTTCTCTTGCTTCTTTCTTCTAACTTTTCACATCTAACATTTAACTTCCCGCATTAGGCATAATCCCCGCCGTGTGCATCATTTCGTAATGTTTCAAAACAGCATCCAAATGCGTAGCAATTTTGTTGTATTTCGCTTGAAGCAGAGCATTATCAGCATCTACCATTTCGGTAATTAAAACCAACTGGTTTAAGTATTTCAGCTTTACGATTCGGTAGTTTTCTTCGGCTAAATCCAAAGCTTTGTCAACCACAACAAACTTTTCAAGGATTTCCTGATACTGTGTATGATCTTTGTACAACTGATCCTGAATTTCATCTTTTATGATTTCATTCTGCATTTTCTGCATATCGATTTTAGTATTCGCTTTGGCTACTTTCGTTTTGTTTTTGTACAAAGCCGAAAGATCAAAACGTGCCTCGATTCCCACCTGACCTAAAGTGTACAAATACGGATTTGGCGGAAAGAATTTGTAGTTGGGATAATAAAAACCATAATTTCCGAAGAAGTTTACGCTTGGCAGATAATTCCCTTTTACCAATTTCAATTCAGTTTTACTGATGTCTAATTCTTGGCTTGCCATTCTCATTTCTTCGTTCTGCATCGCTTTACTCAAGTAAAAATCGTACGGATCTACGCCGTTCATTTCATCCAGACTTGCAGTGGTGTCAATTGCAATTTCTTCATTTTCCGGAATTTGAATTAAAGTCTTCAGATCGTGAAGCGCTATTTGAATGTTTTTGGAGTTTGTAAGCGCATTTAGCTCACGATCTGAGAGCTGTAATTCGGCACGTATAACCTCATTTTTGGTTACCGTTCCGTGTTTTTGAAGCGATTGCACTTCCTTTAATCGGTTCTTTTCTTCTTTGATATTTTCTTCAAATATTTTTTGAAGTTCCATCATTTTATAAATCGCTAGATAATTGGCCACAACTTGCAGCTCAATATCATTTTCTGTTTTTTCCGATTTTATTTTGGCAATTTCGTTTTCCTGATTCGCAATTTTAATCGCGTTATTAATCTTGTTTCCAACGTAAATTGGCATTTTAAAAGTTGAATTGACCTCATAGATTTCAGGAATTGCGGGCGTAACTTCTTTGTCTTTTAAGAAACCGCTTCCTTTAAATTCTGTAATGTTGGTAATTCTAGAGTACATTCCGTTTAGTTGTACATCTGGCAATCTAAGTTCTTTTCTTTCTTTGATGTTTTGCTCAGCGAGCGTAATCTCCAGTTGAGATTTAAGGACTTTTTTATTGTTTTCCTTCGCCAGTTTCATCGCTTCTTGTAAAGAAACCGTATGAACTTCCTGAGCTTGTAAACTATTGAATACTAACATCATTAGTAAAATCAATAGGCTTCTGGGAAAACAATCTTCTTTAGAGTTTGTTTTTGTAAGGAACATGGATATTTAAATAATTTATGCTGCAAAGTTCTTTCATTTTTTTGTTGGCTGAAGATTATAAAAAGTCAATAACATATTCATTTCGGACAAATGTTAAAATTCCATTTTTCGAAAACGATATATTAAAATACTGAAAAACAAATAGTTGAAAATAATAATTATTTCACGCAGATTTAAAGCGATTTAAGCAGATGAGCACAGATTTTTGTTTTTTCTCTTGCAGATTTACATAGAAAATAATCTCGAAAAGACGCTAAATCGCAAATATATATTGAATTGCCTCCAGCTTTAGCTGGAGGTTAATAAAGGAAGCTAAAAGGCTTTAGCCAAATGTAGAGTTTGGCTAAAGCCCTTTTTATAAGCTTTTGCAATACCTCCAGCTAAAGCTGGAGGCAATTCAATATTTCGAAAATCAACTTAAATCTGTAAAATCTGCGAGAGAAAATTTCAGCTTCGAATAAAGAAAATCAGCTTAAATCTAAATAGATCTGCGTGAAATAAAATCTATTTACCGCGTTCCAAAATTTCCTCTCCGTTTAAGTAATCAGAAGGTCTTTGTCCTAAAATTTTGAAAAAAGTATTACTGAAAGTTGGAACACTATTATAACCAACTTCCAGAGCTACCTCTTTTACAGAAAGCTTTCTTTCTAATAAAAGTTCGATGGCTTTAAGGATCCTTCGAATGGTGTAATATTGAATAAACGACATTTTGAGATCTTTCTGAAATAAGCGATACAAAGAACGTTCGCTATAACCGAATTCATGTGCCACATCTGCAAAAAGAATCGTTTCTCCCAGATTATTTTCGATATATCGAAGAATTTTTCCCAAACGCGCATCTTTAGCCTGAGGCAATTCTAAAGGCAAGTTGGTATGACATATCTGCGGAAGAATTGCTTTTATGGCTTTTGCAATAACAAAACTCGGGCTTCCTTTTTTCAAATCACCATTCCACTGATTGGTAAACATCATCATTTGAAGCAATAAATTGTTTACTGGATAAATGCCTTCGCTTCTGTAGAATTCATCTTCATCTTTTTCAACCGGAAAATAGAGATTTCGCATCATCACTTGCTCCGACTTCGGATGAATACTATGCTCTACTCCACTCGGAATCCAAATAAAATGTCTTGCAGGCAGGAAGTACGATTTTGTTTCAGTAGTCACAAAAACTACATCGCCTTCAGCGTATAACATTTGCGCTTTGTCGTGTTTGTGCGTTGGAACCAGCAATTCGCCCATTATATCATGATGACAGTAAATGCTCTTTTTATCGGCATCTACTTTCTTGATATAATATTTGTCTACTTTGAAAGGTGGTTGTTCCATTCTGAAATCGAATACAATTTGTTTTTTGAGCATAAAGGTACAGAAGATCTCAATTCTAGATTTCAAGTTTAACAAAAACGTTTTTTACGTATTAGCAAGATTATCAAAACAATAGAGTTTTTTCTTTCTTATTTAAGTTAAAAAAATCCAAAAATCAAGTCTTCATTTGTCACGTTTTTGAACATTCTAAATATTTTTTTTGATAGCCTGCGGGCTCACTGCCTTTCTAATTTTACCATGTTAATGATCGAGATCTAACAGGTAAATATTATCCAACTTAAAAAAAATAATTATGCATTTAACTCCGAGAGAAACAGAAAAGCTTATGCTTTTTTTGGCAGGTGAGCTGGCTCTTAAAAGAAAAGCCAGAGGTCTTAAATTGAATTATCCAGAATCTGTAGCGCTTATAAGCCACTTTTTACTGGAAGGTGCCAGAGACGGGAAAAAAGTAGCACAACTAATGCAGGAAGGCGCACAAATCCTAACTATTGATGATGTAATGCCGGGTGTAGCCGAAATGATTCATGATGTACAGATTGAAGCCACTTTTCCTGACGGAACCAAACTGGTAACGGTTCATAACCCTATACGTTAATCCTTAAAAATCAAAACATGATACCAGGAGAAATTTTTGTAAAAGAAGGCACTATTATCTGCAATGAAGGCAGAGAAACTGTAAAAATAAAAGTAACAAACACAGGCGATCGTCCTATTCAGGTGGGCTCTCATTTTCACTTTTTTGAAGTAAACAAAGCAATGCGTTTTAATCGCGAAAAAGCTTTTGGAAAACGATTAAATATTGTAGCAAGCACCGCTGTTCGTTTTGAACCGGGAGAAGAAAAAGAAGTAGAATTGGTAGCAATTGGCGGACGCAAAAAAGCAATTGGATTTAATAATCTGGTATGCGGACAAACCGATTCTGAAAAACAGAAACAAGAAAGTATTGCAAAAGCTGCACAGTTAAATTTTAAAAATCAGTAAGATGAGCTTAAAGGTAGATAGAAAACAGTATGCCAATATATTAGGCCCAACAGCAGGAGATAAAATCCGTTTGGGAGATACAGATCTAATTATTGAAATTGAAAAAGATTACACAAGTTATGGTGATGAAGCTGTTTTTGGCGGTGGAAAAACGGTACGTGATGGAATGGGACAAAATGTTACAGCAAAAAGAAACGAAGGTGTTCTTGACCTTTGTATTACAGGAGCGGTAATTATTGACCACTGGGGAATTGTAAAAGCTGATATCGGTATTAAAGACGGGAAAATCGTAGCTATTGGTAAAGCTGGAAATCCTGATACAATGGATGGTGTTTCTCCAAATATGATTATTGGAGCATCTACAGAAGTTCATGGAGGAAAAGGTTACATTGTAACAGCGGGAGGAATTGATACACACATTCACTTTATTTGTCCGCAGCAAATTGAAACTTCTTTGTACAGCGGTATCACCACTATGATAGGTGGTGGAACGGGTCCAAATGACGGAACAAATGCAACTACTTGTACACCTGGAAAATTCAATATTCAGAAAATGCTTGAAGCATCGGAAGAATATCCTATGAATCTTGGGTATTTTGGAAAAGGAAATTGTTCTGCCGAAGAACCTCTTGAAGAACAAGTTGAAGCGGGTGCTCTTGGTTTGAAAATACACGAAGATTGGGGAGCAACTCCTGCCGTAATAGATGCTTCTTTAAAAGTGGCTGATAAATATGATGTACAAGTTGCCATTCATACCGATACTTTAAATGAAAGCGGTTTCCTTGAAGACACAATGCATGCGATTAACGGCCGAGTAATTCATACTTTCCATACAGAAGGTGCTGGTGGTGGTCACGCTCCAGATATTATTAAAGCAGCAATGTATCCAAATGTGCTTCCTGCGTCTACAAACCCAACTCGTCCTTACACAGTCAACACAATCGACGAGCACTTAGATATGTTGATGGTTTGCCACCACTTGAGCAAAAACATTCCAGAAGACGTCGCTTTTGCTGATTCTCGTATTCGTCCTGAAACAATTGCGGCAGAAGATATCCTTCATGACATGGGAGTTTTCAGTATCATGAGTTCAGATTCTCAAGCAATGGGAAGACCAGGTGAAGTCATTACAAGAACTTGGCAGACTGCCAGTAAAATGAAAGATCAAAGAGGGTATTTAACCGAAGACAAAACTTCTGAAAATGACAATTACCGCGCAAAAAGATATGTTGCCAAATACACTATCAATCCGGCAATTGCTCACGGAATTTCAGAATATGTGGGTTCTATCGAAGCAGGAAAACTAGCTGATCTTGTGATCTGGAAACCTGCATTATTTGGAGTAAAACCAGATATTATCGTTAAAGGCGGATTTGTAATTGCTAGCAAAATGGGAGATCCTAACGCTTCTATTCCAACACCTCAGCCTGTAATTTACAGAAATATGTTTGGAGCTCACGGAAAAGCCAAATTTGGTACTTGTGCCAATTTCGTTTCTCAAATTTCTATTGATAACGGAGCTGTGGCGTCTTACAAATTAGAAAAAATGATTCTGCCGGTAAAAAACTGCCGAAACATTTCTAAAAAGGATCTTATCCATAACGACAAAACTCCAGTAATTGAAGTTAATCCTGAAAACTATAAAGTAACTGTAGACGGCGAATACATTACCTGCGAACCAGCAGAAAAACTGCCGCTAACACAATTGTATTATTTGTTTTAGAAATAAGGGTTTTAAAAGGCTCGGAACAATTCCGAGCCTTATTTTAAAAATTAAAAAGACATCAAAATGAAAAATATTCTTAACAAAACATTATTTGCATTCGCAGTCGTAATTACTCTTTTTTCAGTTTCGATGAATGCGCAAACATTAGGCGGTTTACGATTAAAAGATACTGATGACGGACCAAAAGGACAATTCATGATTTATGGTTCATTAGATTATTCGAAAACCAATACACCTTCTACAAGCAGTAGTTCTTTTGGTACCAGTGCCAATGCAGGCGTGCCTATTGGAGTGGGATATTTTATTAATAACAACGATGTGGTGGGGGTAAATTATGCCTATGCTCAAAATGTTTTTAATGATAAAACCATTTACAAACAAAATGAAGCTGGAATCTGGTACAGCCCTTCGGTTACTTTAGGGAAATATTTTGCCTTAATTGGTCAGGTAGACGCGCATTATGTATGGGGACAAAAACAAACAGATGACACCGCTTCAATGAAAGATTTTAACGGATATCGTTTACGTGCTTATCCTTTATTTGCGGTTTTTCTAGGAAGTGGATGGGCTTTGAAATTTAAGTTTGGAGAGCTTTCTATGCTTGATACAAAAACTAAAGGTGAAGGATGGACTAAGAATTATGTAGCGGGTATCAGCGGTTCAACATTTGGTGTTGGAATCTCAAAAAACTTCAATTTCAAAAAAAAATCTAACCATTCATGATCATTAATGAAACTATAGGAAACATTTCGCAGTACCCAACAATTGAAAAACAAATCGATTATCTGGACTTGGAATGGTTTGAATGCACCAAAAGGATACAACGCAAGAAAACCCGCAGCGGAATTGAGATTGCCATTAAATTTCTAAAAGAAGGACAGCGTTTAAGAGAAGGCGATATTCTTTTTGAAGATGAAGAAAAAATAATAGCTGTCAACGTTTTGGAGACCGATGCAATTGTAATGAATCCGCATTCTATGATGGAAATGGGAACTATTTGTTATGAAATTGGGAACAAACACATTCCGCTTTTTATTCAAAACGGAAAAGTATTACTTCCATTTGAAATGCCCATTTTCAGATGGCTCGATGCTGCCGGTTTTTCGCCCAAACAACAATCTGTAAAACTGTTGAATCTTCTTAAATCAAACGTAGAACCTCACGGTCATGGAAATTTAGGTTCTTCAATATTTACCAAGATCTTAAAAATGGCTTCAAAAGATGAATAATTTAAACTTTTTATCGGCGCTGCTTCATCTTTCTGATCCCACATTGCCAATTGGAGGATATACACATTCTAACGGACTCGAAACGTATGTACAGAAGAGGATTGTTTGTAATCGAGAAACCGCAAAGGAATTTGTAGAAAACATGCTTCAATACAATCTCAAATACAACGATGGTTCTTTCATGAAATTGGCTTATGAAGCAGCAGAGAACAATGATCTCGAGTTACTATTAAAACTTGACAATGAATGCAATGCCTTAAAATGTGCCAAAGAAATTCGAAATGCAAGCCAAAAACTAGGAGTTCGTTTAATTAAAATATTCAAACGAAAAGAAAACTCTTCTTTGGTTGAATCATACGAGAAAGCTGTCCAAAATCAAGAGGCAACTTCGCATTACTGCATTGTATTTGGCATGTACGCTGCCTTAATGAAAATTCCTTTGTACGAAGCGCTTTTAGGATTTTATTACACCTCTGTTTCGGGAATGATTACCAATGCTGTAAAACTAGTTCCGCTTGGGCAGATTGACGGACAGGATATTCTAT
This is a stretch of genomic DNA from Flavobacterium endoglycinae. It encodes these proteins:
- the ureB gene encoding urease subunit beta → MIPGEIFVKEGTIICNEGRETVKIKVTNTGDRPIQVGSHFHFFEVNKAMRFNREKAFGKRLNIVASTAVRFEPGEEKEVELVAIGGRKKAIGFNNLVCGQTDSEKQKQESIAKAAQLNFKNQ
- a CDS encoding TolC family protein; this translates as MMLVFNSLQAQEVHTVSLQEAMKLAKENNKKVLKSQLEITLAEQNIKERKELRLPDVQLNGMYSRITNITEFKGSGFLKDKEVTPAIPEIYEVNSTFKMPIYVGNKINNAIKIANQENEIAKIKSEKTENDIELQVVANYLAIYKMMELQKIFEENIKEEKNRLKEVQSLQKHGTVTKNEVIRAELQLSDRELNALTNSKNIQIALHDLKTLIQIPENEEIAIDTTASLDEMNGVDPYDFYLSKAMQNEEMRMASQELDISKTELKLVKGNYLPSVNFFGNYGFYYPNYKFFPPNPYLYTLGQVGIEARFDLSALYKNKTKVAKANTKIDMQKMQNEIIKDEIQDQLYKDHTQYQEILEKFVVVDKALDLAEENYRIVKLKYLNQLVLITEMVDADNALLQAKYNKIATHLDAVLKHYEMMHTAGIMPNAGS
- a CDS encoding HAD family hydrolase, whose product is MSQQCVIFDMDGVICHTNPHHVVAFEEFFNKYKIPYTNQEFEEHMYGKHNSYIMSHFFKRPIEGEELTKLEDEKEGMFREIYKDKVETIPHYMQFLEELKSRGFKTAVATSAPRANLDLIANFLKLDQKMDSMMSSEDVTFHKPNPEVYLKSAERVGVSPFDCVVFEDSFSGVTAGLNAGMKVVGVLSTHTKEELPICDFYINDYSEVNVDKILELLGK
- the ureA gene encoding urease subunit gamma — protein: MHLTPRETEKLMLFLAGELALKRKARGLKLNYPESVALISHFLLEGARDGKKVAQLMQEGAQILTIDDVMPGVAEMIHDVQIEATFPDGTKLVTVHNPIR
- a CDS encoding HlyD family secretion protein gives rise to the protein MVKIKNETKRNKTFHILITIIACTLVISGVILGIWFYVFNRNHEETNDAQVEQYVTPIMSRITGYVQEVRFDENQFVHKGDTLVVIDNREYKSKLNVALADVQNAQQNSVVAQKNAINTASATAINEAQLEAAKANLWKTKLEYERYKALVTEEAATSQQLEKVKADYESAQAHFSEMKNRIHSASLSTSVAEANVPTTQTNIASKQAVADNAALFLSYTIITAPYDGWVGKRTLQPGQLVKEGQSLLSIVSKEKWITANFKETQLQYLTVGQEVEIKADAINDKTFAGTIASLSPASGARFSLLPPDNATGNFVKIEQRIPVRIQLKEQDKQTDFLRAGMNITIVAAHK
- the ureE gene encoding urease accessory protein UreE; its protein translation is MIINETIGNISQYPTIEKQIDYLDLEWFECTKRIQRKKTRSGIEIAIKFLKEGQRLREGDILFEDEEKIIAVNVLETDAIVMNPHSMMEMGTICYEIGNKHIPLFIQNGKVLLPFEMPIFRWLDAAGFSPKQQSVKLLNLLKSNVEPHGHGNLGSSIFTKILKMASKDE
- a CDS encoding AraC family transcriptional regulator, with protein sequence MKSRIEIFCTFMLKKQIVFDFRMEQPPFKVDKYYIKKVDADKKSIYCHHDIMGELLVPTHKHDKAQMLYAEGDVVFVTTETKSYFLPARHFIWIPSGVEHSIHPKSEQVMMRNLYFPVEKDEDEFYRSEGIYPVNNLLLQMMMFTNQWNGDLKKGSPSFVIAKAIKAILPQICHTNLPLELPQAKDARLGKILRYIENNLGETILFADVAHEFGYSERSLYRLFQKDLKMSFIQYYTIRRILKAIELLLERKLSVKEVALEVGYNSVPTFSNTFFKILGQRPSDYLNGEEILERGK
- a CDS encoding efflux MFS transporter permease, whose translation is MEDKSIFKSWVPKWAIITILFVCLLHSMILLGVYTSNVTYAASFLDIEPEDLQFAMCVTYGTLLATILIESRFSSFFPTKNYLMGVYSLIGITIVLSGYVTNFSVFLLLRIAEGVLMALPAITIRQLIIQQFNSKNAIIIGFSFYYGSLLLSTPFIMNIAVWFLDHYDWKYMLYVSGGLQVLNVFLILVTFRGHRITKKIPLYQIDWMSYFLVLISILCGAYFFVYAEKKYWFQSSEMVLALMISLITGGLFIFKERLVKRPSFDFEVIKYANLRIGFLLFFLFYISRATLSLCHSAMFSIWNWDPSRVAGVQYINGLGNVIGLVLAAFFLMKSVSTKIIFMIGFSLIAIFHFWFTFLFVPDVALSDIIVPYILQGIGVGFLFVPLILFTTSSVPANMAVSSGIVGVSGRFWGSTVGFCVMQNAIVFLNKKHFLKLSQFVSGENPEAQNTITSTTQSFMAKGYSADNANVLAMKKVFGTIAKQSTLLADMEIYTIVGYGLVVLIILIACNQHLRQTMTLVKSKIWIG
- the ureC gene encoding urease subunit alpha, which gives rise to MSLKVDRKQYANILGPTAGDKIRLGDTDLIIEIEKDYTSYGDEAVFGGGKTVRDGMGQNVTAKRNEGVLDLCITGAVIIDHWGIVKADIGIKDGKIVAIGKAGNPDTMDGVSPNMIIGASTEVHGGKGYIVTAGGIDTHIHFICPQQIETSLYSGITTMIGGGTGPNDGTNATTCTPGKFNIQKMLEASEEYPMNLGYFGKGNCSAEEPLEEQVEAGALGLKIHEDWGATPAVIDASLKVADKYDVQVAIHTDTLNESGFLEDTMHAINGRVIHTFHTEGAGGGHAPDIIKAAMYPNVLPASTNPTRPYTVNTIDEHLDMLMVCHHLSKNIPEDVAFADSRIRPETIAAEDILHDMGVFSIMSSDSQAMGRPGEVITRTWQTASKMKDQRGYLTEDKTSENDNYRAKRYVAKYTINPAIAHGISEYVGSIEAGKLADLVIWKPALFGVKPDIIVKGGFVIASKMGDPNASIPTPQPVIYRNMFGAHGKAKFGTCANFVSQISIDNGAVASYKLEKMILPVKNCRNISKKDLIHNDKTPVIEVNPENYKVTVDGEYITCEPAEKLPLTQLYYLF
- a CDS encoding urease accessory protein UreF; the encoded protein is MNNLNFLSALLHLSDPTLPIGGYTHSNGLETYVQKRIVCNRETAKEFVENMLQYNLKYNDGSFMKLAYEAAENNDLELLLKLDNECNALKCAKEIRNASQKLGVRLIKIFKRKENSSLVESYEKAVQNQEATSHYCIVFGMYAALMKIPLYEALLGFYYTSVSGMITNAVKLVPLGQIDGQDILFALYPTIEKTALETIALDRDSIGICSTSFDINCMQHERLYSRLYMS